The following coding sequences are from one Shewanella putrefaciens window:
- a CDS encoding Wzz/FepE/Etk N-terminal domain-containing protein, producing MNTQITQNPNTYQSDARFPQVQDDEIDLRELFSVIWQGKWLIIGITAVFAIASVAFAILQPNIYKSEALLAPASEEQGGGLSALASQFGGLASLAGVNLGSKGGTDKTELAIEVLKSRQFTSEFIQKHNILADLMAAEKWDRDTDKIIYDPELYNEQTNNWVRDVEPPFKPEPSMQEAYKEFSKIFAVNKAKDTGMVTISVEHLSPTVAEQWVTWLIQDINKVMKDRDVAEANRSSEFLNKQIALTNVADIRTILYKLVEEQAKTIMFAEVRDEYVFKTIDPALAPEEKAKPKRALICVLGTMLGGMLGVMLVLVRHFMRKEQNLESRV from the coding sequence ATGAACACACAAATTACTCAAAATCCAAACACATACCAATCCGACGCTAGATTTCCTCAAGTGCAAGACGACGAAATCGATCTTCGTGAGTTGTTTTCTGTTATTTGGCAAGGCAAATGGCTCATTATTGGCATAACTGCTGTTTTTGCTATTGCCTCTGTCGCCTTTGCTATTTTGCAGCCCAATATCTATAAATCCGAAGCCTTGTTGGCACCCGCATCAGAGGAGCAGGGCGGTGGCTTAAGTGCCTTGGCATCGCAGTTTGGTGGTTTAGCCAGCCTTGCAGGGGTTAACCTTGGCAGTAAAGGCGGCACAGATAAAACCGAATTGGCGATTGAGGTATTAAAATCCCGCCAATTTACCAGTGAGTTTATTCAAAAGCACAACATCCTTGCCGATTTAATGGCGGCTGAAAAATGGGATAGGGATACGGATAAAATTATCTATGACCCTGAGTTATACAACGAGCAAACCAATAATTGGGTGCGTGATGTCGAACCACCATTTAAACCTGAGCCATCCATGCAAGAAGCATACAAAGAGTTCAGCAAAATTTTTGCCGTCAATAAAGCCAAAGATACTGGCATGGTGACCATATCTGTTGAGCATTTATCCCCAACGGTTGCAGAGCAATGGGTCACTTGGTTAATTCAAGATATTAATAAAGTGATGAAGGATCGCGATGTCGCAGAGGCTAACCGTAGTAGTGAGTTTTTAAATAAACAAATAGCCTTAACCAATGTGGCCGATATTAGAACCATTCTTTATAAGTTAGTGGAAGAGCAAGCCAAAACCATTATGTTTGCCGAAGTACGTGATGAATATGTGTTTAAGACTATCGATCCTGCATTAGCGCCAGAAGAGAAAGCCAAACCGAAACGCGCATTAATTTGCGTATTAGGCACCATGCTCGGCGGCATGTTAGGTGTGATGTTAGTACTGGTAAGGCATTTTATGAGAAAAGAGCAGAATTTAGAGTCTAGAGTCTAG
- a CDS encoding four helix bundle protein, with product MRFEQLDVWKRASRLSCQIYRVTESVSNWGFKDQITRSGLSVPSNIAEGEERETLKDQIRFLYYAKGSLGELVTQLYIGIEVGYLAKEPALLMVQEAKELAKILGAIIKQKQSKSKS from the coding sequence ATGCGATTCGAACAACTGGATGTTTGGAAAAGAGCTTCACGATTATCTTGTCAAATATATCGAGTGACTGAATCAGTAAGTAATTGGGGTTTTAAAGATCAAATAACCCGTTCAGGGTTATCTGTCCCTTCAAATATTGCTGAGGGTGAAGAGCGTGAAACACTAAAAGATCAAATTCGCTTTTTGTACTATGCCAAAGGCTCTCTAGGAGAGCTAGTTACCCAACTTTATATAGGTATTGAAGTTGGATATTTGGCAAAGGAACCCGCGTTACTTATGGTTCAAGAAGCAAAAGAATTAGCCAAAATCTTAGGTGCAATTATCAAACAAAAGCAAAGTAAGAGTAAAAGCTAA
- a CDS encoding SLBB domain-containing protein, whose protein sequence is MLQQIKKFIIVGLSATILMGAQAQAVTPSPQMIEQFKQLPKAEQQRLARQYGIDPNMLSGNQAQSQPIVNPDIVGNREVNAANSADKKANAELDFTEDTSKLKLRRFGYEMFAGEPSTFAPVSDVPVPGEYLVGPGDNIKVQLYGKENKEYDLVISRDGVIQFPELGPIPVMGLSFSELRDSLSQRIKQQMIGIESNITMGQLRSIRIFVAGDAYKPGSYTVSSLSTITQALFVAGGVNEIGSLRNIQLKRNGKLVGSFDLYDLLLRGDASGDLRLQSGDVVFIPSIGGLVSVTGEVRRPAIYELKQHETMADIITMAAGLNPGAYPKSSSVERYNSKSLKTIVNVDLTTEQGKNTLAKAGDVIRVKSASEQYESAITIVGAVVRPGKYQWLAGQKISDVLPSLWGDLAISADLDYGLLVREINQYGDVQVYQFSPGQAIGNKNTSQDLALQPRDKIIIFNFSDEEQNRFELNKLVKQRIQKVTSLSDDKILGTDLFQAGFSQLDDVKLTRRAQVAGIVVTDNDGNEQVAVVKGVVGKMLANLFEDNDLIKLSSQMRRNELLYPIMVKLNNQGKAGAGTSIVAISGQVKQPGAYPLTVGAKISDLVTAAGGLKEGAYTVRAELTTTSTTSEGVNIEHRSVDLQQALSGDSSANLRLVSRDNLTVMTTPDWQEAKVVEIRGEVKFPGRYNIRRGETLSQLITRVGGYTEYAYLPSAVFVRESVRQQEQIEIKKLADQLRRDIATRGVSKDGTVVNYSDAQLMLTDLENIKAVGRLVVDLPAISLGIKQADLQLEDDDILYVPSTKQTIAVMGEVQHPATHRFKDGLTLDQYLAMSGGARERADADRTYIIQANGSVLMPSRSSWFSSGDQLQPGDTVIVPLDTEYKDNLTLWSQVTGIIYNTAVAVSAIAGL, encoded by the coding sequence GTGTTACAACAAATCAAAAAATTCATCATAGTTGGCCTTAGCGCCACGATATTGATGGGCGCGCAGGCGCAAGCCGTTACGCCCTCTCCGCAAATGATTGAGCAGTTCAAACAACTCCCAAAAGCGGAACAACAACGCCTTGCACGCCAATATGGTATTGATCCCAATATGCTTTCTGGTAACCAGGCGCAATCACAACCCATTGTTAATCCCGATATAGTGGGTAACCGTGAGGTTAATGCTGCTAACAGTGCAGATAAGAAAGCCAATGCTGAATTGGACTTTACTGAAGACACCAGCAAGCTAAAGTTGCGTCGTTTCGGTTATGAAATGTTTGCTGGCGAGCCTAGTACCTTTGCGCCTGTTTCCGATGTGCCTGTGCCTGGCGAATATCTTGTTGGCCCTGGTGATAACATCAAAGTGCAGCTTTATGGCAAAGAAAATAAAGAATACGACTTGGTGATTAGTCGCGACGGTGTCATTCAATTCCCTGAATTAGGACCAATTCCGGTGATGGGGTTGAGCTTCTCTGAACTTCGCGACTCGCTTTCACAGCGCATAAAGCAGCAGATGATAGGTATTGAGTCGAATATCACTATGGGGCAATTGCGCTCAATTCGTATTTTTGTCGCGGGTGATGCCTATAAACCTGGCTCTTATACAGTTTCAAGCTTATCAACTATCACCCAAGCGTTGTTTGTTGCTGGTGGTGTTAACGAAATTGGCTCATTGCGTAATATCCAATTAAAACGTAATGGCAAATTAGTCGGTTCTTTCGACCTTTACGACCTGTTACTACGAGGCGATGCATCGGGGGATTTGCGCCTGCAATCCGGTGATGTAGTGTTTATTCCTTCCATTGGTGGCCTAGTTTCAGTAACAGGCGAAGTCCGTCGCCCTGCTATTTATGAGCTAAAACAGCATGAAACCATGGCTGATATTATTACTATGGCAGCAGGATTGAACCCTGGTGCTTATCCTAAAAGTAGCTCAGTCGAGCGCTACAATAGCAAATCGCTTAAAACGATAGTGAATGTAGATTTAACCACTGAGCAAGGTAAAAATACTCTCGCCAAAGCGGGTGATGTCATCCGCGTGAAGAGTGCGTCAGAGCAGTACGAAAGTGCAATTACTATTGTTGGTGCAGTCGTTCGCCCTGGTAAATATCAGTGGCTTGCAGGGCAAAAAATTAGTGATGTATTACCATCGCTATGGGGTGATCTTGCCATTTCAGCCGACTTAGATTACGGTCTTTTGGTACGCGAAATAAACCAATATGGTGATGTTCAGGTATATCAATTTTCCCCTGGTCAAGCGATTGGCAATAAAAATACCAGCCAAGATTTAGCCTTACAGCCCCGTGATAAAATCATCATCTTTAACTTCTCGGATGAAGAACAAAACCGTTTTGAACTTAATAAACTGGTAAAGCAACGCATTCAAAAAGTGACATCACTCAGTGATGATAAAATTCTGGGTACAGATCTGTTTCAAGCTGGCTTTAGTCAACTTGACGATGTGAAGTTAACCAGGCGAGCACAAGTGGCTGGTATTGTGGTTACTGATAACGATGGTAATGAACAGGTTGCTGTTGTTAAAGGGGTTGTTGGTAAAATGCTAGCTAACCTTTTTGAAGATAACGACCTTATCAAGCTAAGTAGTCAAATGCGCCGCAATGAGTTGCTTTACCCCATCATGGTTAAACTCAATAACCAGGGTAAAGCAGGTGCAGGTACAAGCATTGTCGCTATCAGTGGTCAAGTTAAACAGCCAGGTGCTTATCCGCTTACTGTGGGGGCAAAAATATCGGATCTTGTGACTGCTGCGGGTGGTTTAAAAGAAGGCGCTTACACCGTTAGAGCAGAGCTAACTACAACCAGTACGACAAGCGAAGGCGTAAATATTGAACACCGCTCAGTAGACTTACAGCAGGCGTTAAGTGGAGATAGTAGTGCAAATCTGCGTTTGGTGAGTCGTGATAATCTAACGGTAATGACTACACCAGATTGGCAAGAAGCTAAAGTGGTTGAAATCCGTGGTGAAGTGAAATTCCCTGGCCGTTACAATATTCGCCGTGGTGAAACATTAAGCCAGTTAATTACTCGTGTAGGTGGTTATACAGAGTATGCCTATTTACCCTCAGCGGTATTTGTGCGTGAGTCAGTTCGTCAGCAAGAACAGATTGAAATTAAAAAGTTAGCCGATCAACTCCGCCGTGATATTGCCACCCGTGGTGTATCAAAAGATGGAACAGTCGTTAACTATTCCGATGCTCAGTTGATGTTGACGGATCTTGAAAATATCAAAGCAGTGGGTCGTTTAGTCGTTGATTTACCAGCAATCAGCTTAGGCATTAAGCAGGCCGATCTGCAATTAGAAGATGATGATATTCTTTATGTGCCATCAACTAAACAGACTATCGCTGTTATGGGTGAAGTGCAGCATCCTGCCACCCACAGATTTAAAGATGGCTTAACCTTAGACCAATATTTGGCAATGTCTGGTGGCGCCAGAGAACGAGCCGATGCTGACCGAACTTATATTATTCAAGCTAATGGGTCAGTATTAATGCCTAGCCGTTCGAGTTGGTTTAGCAGTGGTGATCAGTTACAACCTGGTGATACTGTGATTGTCCCACTTGATACTGAATATAAAGATAACCTAACGCTTTGGTCACAAGTGACAGGCATCATCTATAACACCGCGGTTGCAGTGTCAGCCATCGCAGGGCTGTAG
- the rfaH gene encoding transcription/translation regulatory transformer protein RfaH, with amino-acid sequence MKAWYLLYCKPRSEARAQQNLALQNLETYLPMVSEEKSQRGQKRICRVPLFPNYLFIKFDPSQTSVRQVHSTRGVNRIVNCQEKMTPIDDRIIHTIRMKEFTSSQTVLAEESELKMGEKIRFKDGPFVDLEGIFQEKCPNKRCHVLFSLMGQVNTITVPEESLERVCV; translated from the coding sequence ATGAAGGCATGGTACCTTTTGTACTGTAAACCTCGGAGTGAAGCGAGAGCACAGCAGAACTTAGCACTTCAAAATTTAGAGACCTACTTACCAATGGTCTCTGAAGAAAAATCTCAGCGTGGACAGAAACGGATCTGCCGCGTACCGTTGTTCCCAAATTATTTGTTTATCAAATTTGACCCAAGCCAGACAAGCGTCAGGCAGGTCCACTCTACCCGTGGAGTAAATCGAATCGTCAATTGTCAAGAAAAAATGACACCCATTGATGACCGTATTATTCACACCATTCGCATGAAAGAATTCACATCTTCCCAAACCGTATTAGCCGAAGAATCTGAGCTAAAAATGGGGGAAAAAATTCGCTTTAAAGATGGTCCATTTGTTGATTTAGAAGGTATTTTTCAAGAAAAATGCCCAAATAAACGCTGCCATGTTTTATTTAGTCTTATGGGGCAAGTCAATACTATTACTGTTCCAGAAGAATCACTCGAACGAGTTTGTGTATAG
- a CDS encoding peptide MFS transporter encodes MSVAKPQGTMLGHPKGLFLLFTTELWERFSYYAMRAILVLYLVDQVGKQGGGGLGWSQADALSLYGTFTALVYLTPLIGGWLADNFLGQRKAIYFGGALMAAGQFMLAAPHAWFPGVETTLFYVGLGTLILGNGLFKPNISTMVGDLYEEGDHRRDGAFTIFYMGINLGAALSGFVVAWAYTSFGHTEIINDQEVFVNNWQAGFFCAGIGMLLSLVIQFLFAQKLLGDIGTVPAAKLERERQAQLGNVRKEPLTKVERDRIKVIMVLGLFTIIFWAGFEQAGGLMNLFTNEFTDRYIGTWEVPTTYFQSLNAIFIVLFAPVVASIWIRLGKNEPNSPVKFALGLFLLAIGFLFMIGAVVEMGGNPNAKSSMWWLVGAYFFHTMGELCLSPIGLSMVTKLAPLRIASLMMGAWFLFIAMANKVAGVVGSFIGHGGGKEEQLANAMSIFAGIAITATFSAVVLYFMADKLVDWMHGAETKHSSEAQALEDEIAVTAEHEAIKR; translated from the coding sequence ATGAGCGTAGCAAAACCACAAGGGACAATGCTTGGGCATCCCAAAGGATTGTTCCTGCTATTTACAACAGAGCTATGGGAACGTTTTAGTTATTACGCAATGCGTGCCATTTTGGTGCTGTATCTAGTTGATCAAGTTGGCAAGCAAGGTGGTGGTGGGTTAGGTTGGAGCCAAGCTGATGCACTGTCACTCTATGGTACCTTCACTGCTTTAGTTTACCTAACGCCACTGATTGGTGGCTGGTTAGCAGATAATTTTCTTGGTCAACGTAAAGCCATCTATTTTGGTGGCGCATTGATGGCTGCGGGCCAGTTTATGTTAGCCGCACCACATGCATGGTTTCCTGGTGTTGAAACGACACTCTTCTATGTAGGTTTGGGAACGCTTATTTTAGGTAACGGCTTATTTAAACCTAATATATCCACTATGGTTGGCGATCTCTATGAAGAAGGCGATCATAGACGCGATGGTGCGTTTACCATCTTCTATATGGGGATTAACTTAGGTGCTGCATTATCTGGTTTTGTTGTTGCATGGGCTTATACCAGCTTTGGTCATACTGAAATAATCAATGACCAAGAAGTGTTTGTTAATAACTGGCAAGCAGGTTTTTTCTGTGCTGGTATTGGTATGCTACTTTCCCTTGTTATTCAATTCTTATTTGCCCAAAAACTACTTGGTGATATTGGTACAGTGCCTGCGGCGAAACTTGAACGTGAACGCCAAGCTCAGTTGGGGAATGTGCGTAAAGAACCGCTAACCAAAGTTGAACGCGACCGTATTAAAGTCATTATGGTGCTTGGTCTCTTTACCATCATCTTCTGGGCAGGTTTTGAACAAGCTGGCGGGTTAATGAACTTATTTACCAATGAATTCACTGACCGTTATATTGGTACATGGGAAGTCCCCACCACCTATTTCCAATCACTTAACGCCATTTTCATTGTGTTATTTGCCCCCGTTGTTGCTTCAATTTGGATCCGTTTAGGTAAAAATGAACCTAACTCACCCGTTAAATTTGCCTTAGGCCTATTCTTATTGGCGATCGGTTTCTTATTTATGATTGGCGCGGTAGTTGAAATGGGGGGCAATCCTAACGCTAAATCCAGCATGTGGTGGTTAGTGGGTGCTTATTTCTTCCATACTATGGGTGAACTCTGCTTATCACCTATTGGCTTATCTATGGTAACTAAGCTTGCTCCATTACGTATTGCATCGCTAATGATGGGCGCTTGGTTCCTCTTTATCGCTATGGCGAACAAAGTGGCTGGTGTTGTAGGTTCGTTTATTGGCCATGGTGGTGGCAAAGAGGAACAACTCGCGAATGCCATGTCTATTTTCGCAGGTATTGCCATTACAGCCACATTTTCTGCTGTGGTGCTCTACTTTATGGCAGACAAGTTAGTTGACTGGATGCATGGCGCAGAAACGAAGCATTCTTCAGAAGCGCAGGCTTTAGAAGATGAAATTGCCGTAACTGCTGAGCACGAAGCGATTAAACGATAA
- a CDS encoding response regulator, translated as MVLNGVSILLVEDDPVFRQIVATFLSGRGADVAQASDGEQGLSVFKQQRFDIVLADLSMPKLGGLDMLKEMTKLEPLIPSIVISGNNVMADVVEALRIGASDYLVKPVSDLFIIEQAIRQALHKILGDEPIQAEIDALSRQELSDNLALLEQSVEAAKQVQQQLFPASNISYPVAKVDYSLFKDSDISSYFIDSTMVGNDHLIMYMAHLYPEDNRAAFACVLLRSFVNQKLKNYRSGQSKTIIEPFNMLSYLNERLVNSGLDITVDIIYISIELTKYRAAIAQAGRGLRCYLRNDQGLSPLALSDSLQLGLLDWGKPSIQFRTILPQEQLCIATSEPIHKQNLLENKFKGLVYDRHIPAGGFMQLSLPIERSQAHG; from the coding sequence ATGGTGTTAAATGGTGTTTCGATTCTTTTGGTTGAAGATGATCCTGTGTTTCGGCAAATTGTCGCCACGTTCCTTTCTGGGCGTGGCGCTGATGTAGCTCAAGCCTCTGATGGTGAGCAAGGACTGAGTGTTTTCAAACAACAGCGCTTTGATATTGTCTTGGCTGACTTGAGTATGCCAAAGTTAGGAGGACTCGATATGCTCAAGGAAATGACTAAACTTGAGCCACTTATCCCTTCCATTGTGATTTCAGGTAACAATGTCATGGCAGATGTTGTCGAGGCATTACGCATTGGCGCCAGTGATTATTTAGTTAAACCCGTATCCGATTTATTCATTATTGAACAAGCCATTAGGCAAGCCCTACATAAAATCCTTGGTGATGAACCTATTCAAGCAGAAATAGATGCACTGTCCCGGCAAGAGCTAAGTGATAATTTAGCCCTTTTGGAGCAAAGTGTAGAAGCCGCAAAACAGGTTCAGCAGCAGCTATTTCCTGCCTCTAATATCAGTTACCCCGTCGCCAAAGTTGACTACAGTTTGTTTAAAGACAGTGATATTAGTAGTTATTTTATAGACTCGACTATGGTCGGCAATGATCATTTGATCATGTATATGGCACATCTTTATCCTGAGGATAATCGCGCAGCATTTGCCTGTGTATTACTGCGTAGTTTTGTCAATCAAAAGCTTAAAAATTATCGTAGTGGCCAGAGTAAAACAATTATTGAACCGTTCAATATGCTTAGCTATTTGAATGAGCGTTTAGTTAACTCTGGTTTAGATATCACGGTCGATATTATTTATATTTCAATTGAATTGACAAAATATCGAGCGGCGATAGCCCAAGCAGGGAGGGGATTACGCTGCTATTTACGTAATGATCAAGGGCTTAGTCCTTTGGCACTTTCTGATAGTTTACAGTTAGGTTTACTTGACTGGGGTAAACCCAGTATTCAGTTCCGCACTATCCTGCCACAAGAACAACTATGTATAGCTACAAGTGAACCTATACATAAGCAAAATCTACTCGAAAATAAATTCAAAGGGTTAGTTTACGATCGCCATATTCCCGCTGGTGGATTTATGCAATTAAGTCTACCTATAGAGCGTTCGCAAGCTCACGGCTAG
- a CDS encoding MlaA family lipoprotein: MKLKWIGLSLGFVLLPQAYGAEVSVPDTTSQDITAVTITYDDPRDPFEGFNRAMWDFNYLYLDKYLYRPVAHGYNDYIPRPAKTGINNFVQNLEEPSSLVNNVLQGKWGWAANAGGRFTVNSTIGLLGVFDVADMMGMPRKQDAFNEVLGYYGVPNGPYFMAPFAGPYVVRELATDWVDGLYFPLSELTMWQSVVKWGLKSLHARASAIDQERLVDNALDPYAFVKDAYLQHMDYKVYDGNVPQKQEDDELLDQYMQELD, from the coding sequence ATGAAGTTGAAATGGATAGGGCTATCGTTAGGATTTGTATTATTGCCCCAAGCATATGGGGCAGAAGTCTCCGTACCTGATACCACTTCTCAAGACATTACAGCAGTGACCATTACCTATGATGATCCACGGGATCCTTTCGAGGGTTTTAACCGTGCAATGTGGGATTTTAACTATCTGTATCTTGATAAATATCTCTATCGTCCAGTTGCCCATGGTTATAACGACTATATTCCCCGGCCCGCTAAAACGGGTATTAATAATTTTGTACAGAACTTAGAAGAGCCAAGTAGCTTAGTTAACAATGTGTTACAAGGCAAGTGGGGATGGGCTGCGAATGCTGGCGGGCGTTTTACCGTTAACTCCACAATAGGTTTGTTAGGCGTTTTTGATGTGGCCGATATGATGGGAATGCCGCGTAAGCAAGACGCATTTAACGAAGTGCTGGGTTACTATGGTGTGCCAAATGGTCCTTATTTTATGGCGCCATTTGCGGGCCCCTATGTTGTGCGTGAACTCGCAACAGATTGGGTTGATGGTCTATACTTTCCACTATCAGAGCTCACCATGTGGCAATCCGTTGTTAAGTGGGGGCTTAAGAGTCTTCATGCGAGAGCTTCAGCGATTGATCAAGAAAGGCTCGTTGATAATGCGCTTGATCCCTATGCTTTCGTGAAAGATGCGTATTTACAACACATGGACTATAAAGTCTATGATGGCAATGTTCCTCAGAAACAAGAAGATGATGAGTTGCTTGATCAATATATGCAGGAGCTTGATTAA
- a CDS encoding EscU/YscU/HrcU family type III secretion system export apparatus switch protein: protein MTTEDNKTKQAVALSYDGKHAPKIVATGEGLIAEEIIALAKESGVYIHQDAHLSNFLRLLELGEEIPKELYLLIAELIAFVYMLDGKFPEQWNNMHQKIVEKA from the coding sequence ATGACAACAGAAGATAATAAAACCAAGCAAGCTGTAGCCTTGAGTTACGATGGAAAACATGCTCCGAAGATTGTCGCAACAGGTGAAGGACTGATCGCCGAAGAAATTATTGCTCTCGCCAAAGAATCAGGAGTTTATATTCATCAAGATGCGCATCTTAGCAATTTTCTACGCTTATTAGAGTTAGGTGAGGAGATCCCAAAAGAGTTGTATCTACTTATTGCAGAACTGATCGCCTTTGTTTATATGCTCGACGGTAAATTCCCCGAGCAATGGAATAATATGCATCAAAAAATTGTTGAAAAAGCTTAG
- a CDS encoding DUF2802 domain-containing protein has product MGDEFLIAALVYVIACLGLVLYLQKQLSKLRNKVEALTVLVKEGDRQREAFKRELQELRSGTIGVGRRVIELEKRLHQQSERIEETTLQDPQAKLYTRAMKMVGLGAGVDELIKECELPKAEAELLIRLHRK; this is encoded by the coding sequence ATGGGCGATGAATTTTTGATCGCGGCGTTAGTCTATGTGATTGCATGTTTAGGGCTTGTGCTCTATCTACAAAAGCAGTTGAGTAAATTACGTAATAAAGTTGAAGCGTTAACTGTGCTTGTCAAGGAAGGTGACCGTCAGCGTGAAGCCTTTAAAAGGGAATTGCAGGAATTACGCAGCGGCACTATTGGTGTGGGGCGCAGAGTCATTGAGTTAGAAAAGCGGTTGCATCAGCAATCCGAGCGCATTGAAGAAACGACCTTACAAGATCCTCAAGCAAAGCTTTATACTCGTGCGATGAAAATGGTCGGACTTGGTGCGGGAGTCGATGAACTGATAAAAGAGTGTGAACTTCCCAAAGCTGAAGCTGAATTATTGATCCGGTTACATCGTAAATAG
- a CDS encoding chemotaxis protein CheW — MKDTRNVAAVAASKDDVVLQWVTFKLDNETYGINVMQVQEVLRYTEIAPVPGAPYYVLGIINLRGNVVTVIDTRSRFGLQSAEVDDSTRIVIIEAEKQVIGILVDSVAEVVYLRRSEIDNAPNVGTEESAKFIQGVSNRDNELLILVDLDKLLSDEEWAELTQL, encoded by the coding sequence ATGAAAGATACAAGAAATGTCGCAGCCGTAGCTGCAAGTAAAGATGATGTAGTATTACAATGGGTTACCTTTAAGTTAGACAACGAAACTTATGGTATCAACGTAATGCAAGTGCAAGAAGTGCTGCGCTATACCGAAATAGCGCCAGTGCCTGGTGCTCCATATTATGTTTTAGGTATCATTAACTTACGTGGTAATGTTGTCACTGTTATCGATACACGGTCACGTTTTGGCTTGCAATCAGCCGAAGTCGATGATTCGACCCGTATTGTGATTATCGAAGCTGAAAAGCAAGTCATCGGTATTTTAGTGGATAGCGTTGCAGAGGTTGTTTACTTACGCCGCAGCGAAATTGACAACGCACCTAATGTCGGGACAGAAGAAAGCGCTAAGTTTATTCAAGGTGTAAGTAACCGTGATAATGAGCTGTTGATCTTAGTTGATCTCGATAAGTTATTATCCGATGAAGAATGGGCTGAACTCACACAACTCTAA
- a CDS encoding chemotaxis protein CheW: protein MSKSVDETVFDFFELLLHENDSSITGISKPPSHGDKSLQREAIGNEVTSLDDAILAERASVRLHQTITVTPEVQFAKVKAPSPNVVLSEVAPKVDKQSLEKLLAPVLKTEVKTEPKIIEELIQPEIVSEGKPVDDTEQPISFAAEEPLTVGREEAILVNKPETQLGITPPSITKDLQEVLDDEFQVLFFKVAGLTLAVPLVSLGGIVKVERINHIIGRPSWFLGVQSHREEQLNIVDTCAWVMPEKYTDKLAQSVNYQYLVLLEGSNWGLTCESLVNAVKINKSQVNWRSKAGKRPWLAGVVKEQMCGILHVQALVEMLDAGLGCQDSIG from the coding sequence ATGTCAAAATCGGTTGATGAAACTGTTTTTGATTTTTTTGAATTATTGCTGCATGAGAATGACAGTTCAATTACAGGTATTTCCAAGCCACCATCACATGGGGATAAGTCTCTACAACGGGAGGCGATCGGGAATGAGGTTACATCACTCGATGATGCGATTTTAGCGGAACGTGCATCAGTACGTTTACATCAGACAATAACCGTCACCCCTGAGGTGCAATTCGCTAAAGTAAAGGCACCAAGTCCCAATGTGGTTTTGAGTGAGGTCGCACCTAAAGTAGATAAGCAATCGCTTGAAAAACTACTGGCACCAGTATTAAAAACGGAAGTTAAAACAGAACCCAAAATCATTGAAGAGCTTATACAACCGGAGATTGTTTCCGAGGGTAAGCCTGTTGATGATACTGAACAGCCTATATCTTTTGCCGCCGAAGAGCCTCTTACTGTTGGGCGTGAAGAGGCTATTTTAGTCAATAAGCCAGAGACTCAGCTTGGTATTACACCACCGAGTATCACAAAAGATCTTCAAGAAGTGCTCGATGATGAGTTTCAGGTACTATTCTTTAAAGTGGCTGGGTTAACATTAGCCGTACCGCTAGTGAGTTTAGGTGGCATTGTTAAAGTGGAACGGATTAACCATATTATTGGCCGTCCATCGTGGTTTTTAGGTGTGCAAAGCCACAGGGAAGAACAATTAAACATTGTCGATACTTGCGCTTGGGTTATGCCAGAAAAATACACAGATAAACTGGCGCAATCGGTAAATTATCAATATCTTGTATTGTTAGAAGGCAGTAACTGGGGATTAACTTGTGAGTCTTTAGTCAATGCTGTAAAAATTAATAAATCGCAAGTAAACTGGCGCAGCAAAGCAGGTAAACGGCCTTGGCTCGCTGGTGTCGTTAAAGAACAAATGTGTGGTATTTTGCACGTACAAGCCTTAGTTGAAATGCTTGATGCGGGTTTAGGTTGTCAGGACTCAATTGGTTGA